From one Pyxidicoccus xibeiensis genomic stretch:
- a CDS encoding SMP-30/gluconolactonase/LRE family protein, protein MKASRVGILGSALWVLACGGVFGCSEDEAPVPSRDGVTELILPGDDFYPEGIAAGADDTLYVGSLMNGRIVRVRPGSARAEDFVAPRAIVTGVVGLLVQEEKQYLWLCSNVFGTPDAPELIAVSLSTGQAVHRHVFPAQQGAGSGFCNELALDTAGNLYATDSFLGRIIRVPAARVDTDNSAEVWIQADALYGPQGQFGLNGLAFDGASSLYAVKTADGKLFRIPITAGGAAGAVQEVPLDRPLVGPDGLKHSASAGLVVVEQYGTAVSRIALGADGRGAVTKLQEGLKDPTSVELAEGSAWVSESQLSHLTSPTPPPLELPFRVRRVSLPE, encoded by the coding sequence ATGAAGGCAAGCAGAGTAGGCATCCTGGGCAGTGCGCTGTGGGTCCTGGCGTGTGGCGGTGTCTTCGGGTGCTCGGAGGATGAAGCGCCCGTGCCGTCTCGCGACGGAGTCACGGAGCTCATCCTGCCAGGCGACGACTTCTACCCGGAGGGCATCGCCGCCGGCGCGGACGACACCCTGTACGTGGGCAGCCTGATGAACGGACGCATCGTCCGGGTGCGGCCCGGCAGCGCCCGGGCAGAGGACTTCGTCGCTCCACGCGCAATCGTGACGGGCGTGGTGGGGCTGCTGGTGCAGGAGGAGAAGCAGTACCTGTGGCTGTGCAGCAACGTGTTCGGCACACCGGATGCGCCGGAGCTCATCGCCGTGAGCCTGTCCACGGGACAGGCCGTCCACCGGCATGTGTTCCCCGCGCAGCAGGGCGCTGGCTCGGGGTTCTGCAACGAGCTGGCCCTGGACACTGCCGGCAACCTTTACGCGACGGACAGCTTCCTCGGGCGCATCATCCGGGTGCCGGCGGCGCGCGTGGACACCGACAACTCGGCGGAGGTGTGGATCCAGGCCGATGCGCTCTACGGGCCGCAGGGGCAGTTCGGCCTCAACGGGCTCGCCTTCGACGGAGCGTCGTCGCTCTACGCGGTGAAGACGGCGGACGGGAAGCTGTTCCGCATCCCCATCACCGCGGGAGGTGCGGCGGGCGCCGTGCAGGAGGTGCCCTTGGACCGGCCCCTGGTGGGCCCGGACGGGCTGAAGCACTCCGCCTCGGCGGGGCTCGTCGTCGTGGAGCAGTACGGCACGGCGGTGTCGCGCATCGCCCTGGGCGCGGACGGCCGGGGCGCGGTGACGAAGCTCCAGGAAGGACTCAAGGACCCCACCTCGGTGGAACTTGCGGAGGGCAGTGCGTGGGTCTCGGAGAGCCAGCTCTCCCATCTCACCAGCCCGACCCCACCGCCGCTGGAGCTGCCCTTCCGCGTCCGCCGCGTGTCCCTGCCGGAGTAG
- a CDS encoding patatin-like phospholipase family protein: MTERPATLVLSGGGAKGAFQVGAERVLREVHGFRWERIFGVSVGALNAALLAQHAFKELNDVWLNIRETDVYRKFPWPVIALRLGLLRKLGLYDGTPLRDFIYRNAAGRPFVVPAHVGRVSLVSGNYELVPSEAKDFLDAVWQSATMPVIWEPIGPTAIVDGGLRNVTPLGDALQFGPTEIVVIACSSPKLESAKAPANILDVAKRSLVDITINEILLNDVDTFVRINDIVRQAYEEGYTLRRPDGVPYRYCRITVIEPAKPLGDTLDFSPEMIRMRMRHGEEMARSALKPTGVGPGERMPPQVGPDYHEPTLRPV; this comes from the coding sequence ATGACGGAACGCCCCGCAACGCTCGTGCTCTCCGGTGGTGGCGCCAAGGGAGCCTTCCAGGTGGGCGCCGAGCGCGTCCTGCGCGAGGTCCACGGCTTCCGCTGGGAGCGCATCTTCGGCGTCTCCGTGGGCGCCCTGAACGCCGCGCTCCTGGCGCAGCACGCCTTCAAGGAGCTGAACGACGTCTGGCTGAACATCCGCGAGACAGACGTGTACCGGAAGTTCCCCTGGCCCGTCATCGCGCTGCGGCTGGGCCTCCTCCGCAAGCTGGGGCTCTATGACGGCACGCCGCTGCGGGACTTCATCTACCGGAATGCCGCCGGGCGCCCCTTCGTCGTGCCTGCCCACGTGGGCCGCGTGTCGCTGGTCTCCGGCAACTACGAGCTGGTGCCCAGCGAGGCGAAGGACTTCCTGGACGCCGTCTGGCAGAGCGCGACCATGCCGGTCATCTGGGAGCCCATCGGGCCCACCGCCATCGTCGACGGTGGGCTCCGCAACGTCACGCCCCTGGGGGACGCGCTGCAGTTCGGCCCCACGGAGATCGTCGTCATCGCCTGCTCCTCGCCGAAGCTCGAGTCCGCGAAGGCCCCGGCCAACATCCTGGACGTGGCCAAGCGCAGCCTCGTGGACATCACCATCAACGAAATCCTCCTCAACGACGTGGACACCTTCGTCCGCATCAACGACATCGTGAGGCAGGCCTACGAAGAGGGCTACACGCTGCGGCGGCCGGATGGCGTGCCCTACCGCTACTGCCGCATCACCGTCATCGAGCCGGCGAAGCCGCTGGGGGACACGCTCGACTTCTCACCGGAGATGATCCGCATGCGGATGCGTCACGGTGAGGAGATGGCCCGGTCCGCCTTGAAGCCCACGGGCGTGGGCCCCGGCGAGCGCATGCCGCCACAGGTGGGGCCCGACTATCACGAGCCCACCCTGCGCCCCGTGTAG
- a CDS encoding SgcJ/EcaC family oxidoreductase, giving the protein MTRTLGCVAALLLSFMPAWALAQDAAAPAAPPDVEATHNALRALKQDMEDALNKQDVDRLLSHLHPDVVFTTMNNDVRVGKESIRAYYDEMMRGPNRVVEKVTAKFEVDDLTRLYGSTGVARGSSKDHYVLTDGTDIVIDSRWTCTMVREGDQWLIAAFHYSTNVFDNPLMSKLKNYGAVLLALIAVGALLAGFVIGRTTRRKATT; this is encoded by the coding sequence ATGACGCGGACCCTCGGCTGTGTGGCGGCGTTGCTGCTCTCCTTCATGCCCGCGTGGGCGCTCGCCCAGGATGCCGCCGCCCCCGCAGCGCCGCCGGACGTGGAGGCCACGCACAACGCGCTGCGCGCCCTCAAGCAGGACATGGAGGACGCGCTCAACAAGCAGGACGTGGACCGGCTGCTGTCGCACCTGCACCCGGACGTCGTCTTCACCACGATGAACAACGACGTGCGCGTGGGCAAGGAGTCCATCCGCGCCTACTACGACGAGATGATGCGCGGGCCGAACCGCGTGGTGGAGAAGGTGACGGCGAAGTTCGAGGTGGACGACCTCACGCGCCTCTACGGGAGCACCGGCGTCGCCCGGGGCTCGTCCAAGGACCACTACGTCCTCACGGATGGCACGGACATCGTCATCGACAGCCGGTGGACCTGCACCATGGTCCGCGAGGGCGACCAGTGGCTCATCGCCGCCTTCCACTACTCCACCAACGTGTTCGACAACCCGCTGATGTCGAAGCTGAAGAACTACGGGGCGGTGCTGCTCGCCCTCATCGCGGTGGGCGCGCTCCTCGCCGGCTTCGTCATCGGCCGGACGACGCGCCGGAAGGCAACGACCTGA